From Glycine max cultivar Williams 82 chromosome 11, Glycine_max_v4.0, whole genome shotgun sequence, the proteins below share one genomic window:
- the LOC102660362 gene encoding L-type lectin-domain containing receptor kinase VIII.2, which yields MRGRMRIEEQRDRDRDKERGIVVLQSKKHSGMVAFSFFILCSLILLVQPSSSSTQQPPNLDPDNIYLLGDAHVVSAAADNGDSHVRLTRPTPSSSGILRRREPLAFSDPTSLSTEFSFSVSGHGHGLLLVLAAAGNVSNYVGVEFDTSKDDNAGDPNANHVSIDVGSHVSVAIANVSDLNLVLNNGEKLQAWVDYEASSKVLEVRLSKWGEQKPSDPIVSHDIDFSKIWGKNPVIAALSSSNGAHSVQVVSVYSWRVSLKKVSNGLHSLPADPHSNNNNNKFEDEHKKSVCPLTVLAWVIFGTGCVALVTFVVLFMWVIFFQKGEEESLVKIPDHPSSDVRYERIDVAVDKNAHDDQS from the coding sequence ATGCGCGGAAGAATGAGGATTGAAGAACAAAGAGACAGAGACAGGGACAAAGAAAGAGGCATTGTTGTTCTTCAATCCAAAAAACATAGCGGCATGGTTGCATTCTCCTTTTTCATCCTCTGTTCCTTAATCCTCCTCGtacaaccttcttcttcttcgaccCAACAACCCCCCAATTTAGACCCCGATAACATCTACCTCCTCGGCGACGCCCACGTTGTCTCCGCCGCCGCCGACAACGGCGACTCCCACGTGCGCCTCACGCGCCCCACCCCTTCCTCCTCCGGCATCCTCCGCCGCCGCGAGCCCCTCGCTTTCTCCGACCCCACATCCCTCTCCACGGAGTTCTCCTTCTCCGTCTCCGGCCACGGCCACGGCCTCCTCCTCGTCCTCGCCGCCGCCGGCAACGTCTCGAACTACGTCGGCGTGGAGTTCGACACGTCCAAGGACGACAACGCCGGAGACCCGAATGCGAACCACGTCAGCATCGATGTCGGAAGCCACGTGTCGGTGGCCATCGCAAATGTTTCAGATTTGAATTTGGTTCTCAACAACGGTGAAAAGTTGCAAGCTTGGGTTGATTACGAAGCCAGTTCTAAGGTTTTGGAAGTTAGGTTAAGCAAATGGGGTGAACAAAAGCCTTCTGATCCCATTGTTTCTCATGACATCGATTTTTCCAAGATTTGGGGTAAGAATCCTGTGATTGCGGCTTTAAGTTCTTCCAATGGGGCCCACTCGGTTCAGGTTGTTAGTGTCTATTCATGGAGGGTTAGTTTGAAGAAGGTTTCAAATGGGTTGCATTCTCTACCTGCGGATCctcatagtaataataataataataagtttgaGGATGAGCATAAGAAGTCGGTGTGTCCCTTGACGGTTCTAGCTTGGGTTATTTTTGGAACTGGGTGTGTTGCATTGGTGACATTTGTGGTGCTTTTTATGTGGGTGATTTTCTTCCAAAAGGGTGAAGAGGAGTCTCTTGTGAAAATACCTGATCACCCTTCTTCGGATGTCAGGTATGAGAGAATTGATGTGGCTGTTGACAAAAATGCGCATGATGATCAGAGTTAG